From the Penaeus vannamei isolate JL-2024 chromosome 37, ASM4276789v1, whole genome shotgun sequence genome, the window GATGCCAGGAAGGATATTTGACAAAGTATGCAAGTCGCTGATGTAATTAAGGGTGACAGTCCCTAACTGCAGCAGCTGTaagatcatcagtatcatcattatcaatactcacATATTATTGACTTTGCTATCTCCATCCTCATTctaatcatcataaacataattTTTGCTATACTTagtcgctctttctttctatttattccagTAATACagaagtataatcattattatattaggtATATACAAAGAAGGTAAAATAGGTATCTTTAATGAATTCTAAATAATTTAACTCTCATGGCCATAtgcatatacttctatatatataattatctctctctctctctctctctctctctctctctccctctctctctctctctctctctctcgctctctctcgctctctctctctctctctctctctctctctctctctctctctctctctctctctctctctctctctctatatatatatatatatatatatatatatatatatatatatatatgtgtgtgtaaacacatatatatacgtacatggatatgaaaaataaaacaagttcTTTCCATACTCAGCCGAGTAAGAATTTATTTTTTGGACTTTGCCGCACGCCCTCAGGAGACCACTTTTAGAGAGCACGGGCGTCGTGGCTACAAGCTGTTCCCACCCGTGACTTCTGGCGTGCATTGCACATCTCGAGTcacaacagaaaaatagaaaaagagtccGTGCGCTTTCCTTGGCCGCCCGCCCTCCGCCCGGGTCGTGGGCGCCCTAGGCCACCGAGGTGATCATGGACAGCTCcatgtcgtcgtcgtcgtcaggcACGACCAGCTGCAGCTGCATCGGCGAAGGCTTCGCCGCCGTGCTGGCGCGGGGGGGCGGCGCCCCCGGCATCTGCTGGAGGGGCACGGGGAGGAGCGCGATGGCCGGCCTGAGCGGCTGCTCCCGGACGGCCGTGGGCGCCGCGGGGGCGGCCCTCGAGCTCCCGACGGAGGCGGCGAGGCGGCCGACGGAGGCGAGGGCGCcggagaggcaggaggcgagcgCCGACGCCGCCGCCTGGCGCTCGGACCGCCCCGACCGCCCGATGATGGCGGCGAGGCCCAGCAGGTAGAGCGAGACGACCACGCCCACGTAGCAGAGGGCGTGGTGGGCGGCGTCCGCGTGCATCTGGGCCACCTGGGCGTGGATCTGGTGCAGGTGCGGCGTGGCGCTGGCGTTGCCCTGGCACTGGCACCACAGCACCTCCAGCGGTACCAGCTCCATCTGCAAGAGGGAAGAATTTCCTTTGAAAATGGTGGACCAATTTTTAAATTCCTCAAAATATTAGTATTcatattttaattttgatttgaTCGTTAGTTTTCAAATTGCCCGCAATCTGCTTAATGACTGCACTGGACGTCAAATAGTtataaaaaagtgagaaaaaaaatgtatcgcAGATTACTACATAGAGGAAAGCTAAATTAGTTTCAGACAGATACAGGAAATTTAACCTAATTTACAAGGCCAAACTCATAAGAATCATTgtctgaatttatatatttatttatttatctattcatttattaaattTTTACCCAGGGAGAAAACATacagccacatacacatacatgcacgcacaataagaatgaatagatgaacaataaatagataatagtttgtatatatatatatatatatatatatatatatatatatatatatatatatatatatatatatatatatatatatgtatgtatgtatgtatgtatgtatgaatgcatgtatagagagaaagaaagaaaaaaagagaataagaatgaatagatgaataatagatagatagtttgtatatatatacatatatatacatatatatatatatgtatatatatatatatatatatatatagatagatagatagatagatagatagatatagatatatatacatatacatattatatatatatatatatatatatatatatatatatatatatatatatatatatatatatatatagtgagatagtgagatagatagatagatagatagacagactaatagatagatagatggaaagagaagaaaaaagagagaaagagagaaaaggacagaggaaaagagcagtacagagagagagagagagagagagagagagagagagagagagtgagagtgagagtgagagtgagagtgagagtgagagagagagagagagagagagagagagagagagagagagagagagagagagagagagagagagagagagagagtgagagagagagagagagagagagagagagagagagagagagagagagagagagagagagagagagagagagagagagagagagagagaagagagagagagagagagagagagagagagagagagagagagagagagagagagagagagagtgagtgagggaggagtgagtgaggagagggagagagagagagagagagagagagagagagagagagtgagagtgagagtgagagtgagagtgagagtgagagggagagggagagggagagggagaaggagagagagagagagagagagagagagagagagagagagagagagagtgagtgagtgagtgagtgagtgagttgagtgagagagagagagagagagagagagcgagagagagagagagagagagtgagtgagtgagagagtgagagaaagagagtgagagtgagagtgagagagagagagagagagagagagagagagagagagagagagagagagagagagagagagagagagagagagagagcgagagagagagagagagagagagagagagagagagagagagagagagagagagagagagagagagagagagagagagagagagagagagagagagaggagaggagagagagagagagagagagagagagagagagagagagagagagagagagagagagagagagagagagagagagagagagagagagagagagagagagagaaagcgtgagagcgagacagagagagagagagaacgtgagagcgagacaatgagagagagagagagagagagagagagagagagagagagagagagagagagagagagagagagagagagagagagagagagagagagagagagagagggtggggggtggggggaagggagggaaagagagagagagagagagagaaagagagagagagtgagagtgagagtgagagtgagagtgagagtgagggagaaagagaaagggagagagtgagagtgagggagaaagagagagagagagagggagagagagagagagagagagagagagagagagagagagagagagagagagagagagagagagagagagagagagagagagagagagagagagagtgagagtgagagagagagagagagagagagagagagagagagagagagagagagagagagagagagagagagagagagagagagagagagagagagagagagagagagaacgagagcgagacagagagagagagaacgagagagagagagagagagagagagagagagagagagagagagagagagagagagagagagagagagagagagagagagagacagagacagagagagagagagagggagggagagagagaggggtggggggtggggggaagggagggaaagagagagagagagagagagagagagagagagagagagagagagagagagagagagagagagagagagagagagagagagagagagagagagagagagagagagagagagagagagagagagagcagagagagagaggggggtgggggaagggagggaaagagagagagagagagagagagagagagagagagagagagagagagagagagagagagagagagagagagagagagagagagagtgggagagtgagagtgagagtgagagagagagagagagagagagagagagagagagagagagagagagagagagagagagagagagagagagagagcgagagcgagagcgagagagagagagagagagagagagagagagagagagagagagagagagagagagagagagacgtgagagcgagactgagagagagaacgtgagagcgagacagagagagagagaacgtgagagcgagacagagagagagagagacagacagagagagagagagagagagagagagagagagagagggagagaaggtgagagcgagagagagagagagagagagagagagcgaaagagcgcggACGTCCCGTCCAACCTTCCCTCCGAGATCCCGCGCCAAACCAGCTCCTCGATCCACCCGCAGGAGGACGAGCAGCGGGCGGCGAgggtataaatctctctctctctctctctctctctctctctctctctctctctctctctctctctctctctctctctctctctctctctctctctctctctctctctctcctctctctctctctccctctctctctctctctctctccctctctctccctctctctcccctctctctccctctctctctctctctctctctctctctctctatatatatatatatatatatatatatatatatatatatatatatatatatatatatatatatgtatttataaataaatatataatatatataatacaaaaaatatatatatatatatatatatatatatatatatatatatatgtatgtatgcatgtatgtatgtataatatatatatatatatatatatatatatatatatatatatatatatatatatatatatgtttgtatgtatgtatgtatataatatatatatatatatatatatatatatatatatatatatatatatatatatatatatatatgtttgtatgtatgtatgtatataatatatatatatatatatatatatatatatatatatatatatatatatatatatatacatacatacacacacacacacacacacatacacacacatacacacacacacacacacacacacacacacacacacacatatatatatatatatatatatatatatatatatatatatatatatatatgtatatatatatatatatatatatatatatatatatatatatatatatatatatatatatatatatatgtttatatataaagtatttttttttataaatgaatgaGATCTTCGATGAAATGAAAGGAAGTTGTCCCATAATATGACGTGACACATTGCCAtcgccagttcaggtgtggtcggagGCGCCTGGAAAGGCTCCCTTCCCAGGGCGACCCCAATCTGCCATAGATGGGGACACCGCCCATCAAGAGGAGATCGCCATTTTGGAAGATCGCCGCATTACAATTCGTCAGCCAGGTAAAGATATCAAGATTAGTCTTGGGTCTGTGAACGAAATCATTCATGGCCATCTGCATATACCAAGAAAACCAGGAAGACTTTTGACAGACTAATTACGTAGGATGCAACTTGGTTCTATCACTATAATCTAGAAACTAATGcccaatcaaaacaataaaagcaCTTTGACTCACCACCCCCAGAAAGGCACATGTCACACCCTCGGCAGGCAAGGTTATGCTCACAATCTTATGAGACCAACATAGAGATGGACTTCCCGGCAAAAGGCACTACAATTATAGGAGCTTACTACACTTCACTGTTACAGAAATTGCGGGAAGCTCTCAAAACCAAGAGGCGCAGGATATTGACCAAAGGAGTCCGCCCCTTACAAGACAACGCTCCTGTTCACAAGTCTCACATTGTCCAGATGAAAGCGCCgtcctgtggctacgacatccttcctcattctcctgacCCTGCGCCAAAggactctccccctctttcaactCATAAAGTCATCTTTGAAGGGCAAAAGATAATGAGGCAATGATTTCCGTAGTCGCTTCATGGCTTCAAACGTAATCTGCAAACTGTGGACTTTATCGTTGTAACAGAGAGTATGTTTCGATTTAACAGGAAATCAACACATGAgatgtatatctttatgcatgtgagATTTCAGCCTCCCAGGATGAGCGGAAGTGGATCCGGGGAAATCTTTACTGAACGCCCCtggcacatgtatatacatttcattacaactttcttcccctccctccccctcatttctccccagcctccccctcctcctccccctatgacccaccctaacccctcctcctccccctacgaccccccctaaccccctcctcccccctacgacccccctaacccctcctcctcccccctacgacccccacccctcccctcaattctcaccagcctcccccctcctcctcccctacgaccccccaccccctccccctcaattctcaccagctcccctctcctcctccccctacgacccccccacccccctcaattctcaccagcctccccctcctcctcccctacgacccccacccctccccctcaattctCACcagcctccctgtcctcctcccctacgacccccaccctccctccctcaattctcaccagcctcccctctcctcctccccctacgaccccccaccctcccctcaattctcaccagcctccccctcctcctccctacgacccccccacccctcccctcaattctcaccagcctcccccctcctcctccccctacgaccccccacccctccccctcaattctcaccagcctcccccctcctccccctacgaccccacccctcccctcaattctcaccagcctccccctcctcctccccctacgaccccccacctctccccctcctcctt encodes:
- the LOC138859572 gene encoding uncharacterized protein; protein product: MELVPLEVLWCQCQGNASATPHLHQIHAQVAQMHADAAHHALCYVGVVVSLYLLGLAAIIGRSGRSERQAAASALASCLSGALASVGRLAASVGSSRAAPAAPTAVREQPLRPAIALLPVPLQQMPGAPPPRASTAAKPSPMQLQLVVPDDDDDMELSMITSVA